Proteins found in one Plasmodium sp. gorilla clade G2 genome assembly, chromosome: 14 genomic segment:
- a CDS encoding splicing factor U2AF large subunit, putative has translation MWKKLTSLKNSNNKSDVDNLEENDKNNINENNTENEDSEKKCKETINGLLSIKKKDTNESDKTDEYNLDTNKKQKRFYEKKTSNSEVEEQKEILKDDTKEENVNDNTNIKENEIHKNELISSNNKRKDKNEKDQEFNEEKIQNDKKINHSLDKEENDKEHEDKRSKQIDLKEGKNVLEKIKEKFGKNVDEKIKTNESLEKRKDSHHVRNKTGNRSNTSRSRSKSRDRYSNKRKTIEVYSNSEENMEGKRRTNSREKSIEYRKKSRDQVTDGSKEKSRQRSRERSKERSRHRSRHRSRHRSRHRSRHRSRQRSRQRSRQRSRQRSRHRSRDEGRDRSRDRWGIDHSRSRYRRSRDRNRISYHSRSISSGEEHYSKNKKSIKRRTSRYSIDKDSYSNSSNSTHRRRKRKSSSSNERGKDDNNSIQRKRKKSKWDTVDESLLNNNLLNNTVSGIFQKSSLTVTGNLIGQNNIITDLSRNPYEQDTDKKQRKLYIGNIPPNSKQEDIVDFFNNSILAVIKDSSIDVKIGDVQLMPVIKCEIFNSDSRFCFLEFRTVQITWLCLKLDSIPYNNYCLRVGRPHDYIPPPEGDPAFTTEFTDINMDVFEKLKPSKPINSKCSSDEENRLYIQNLPHDLKDEQIKDLLEQFGTLKAFNIIKDLNTGLNKGYGFFEYEDSSCTQLAIHALNGFVCGQNILNVKKATFNKQPNNNHNINNNNMNNQNPNFIALPNNTDVPVTLLPTSISQKILSNSIIGLQVQASRKIGEKSSKVVQLTNAVFQEDLIVDSQYEEILKDIKEEAEKYGPLQNIVIPKPNKDLSYAEGVGKIFLHYADEATARKAQYMFNGRLFEKRVICAAFYSEEHFLKGKYVLS, from the coding sequence ATGTGGAAAAAACTGACTTCACTTAAAAATAGTAATAACAAATCTGATGTAGATAATttagaagaaaatgataaaaacaatataaatgaaaataatacagaaaatgaagattccgaaaaaaaatgtaaagaaACTATTAATGGTTTGTtaagtattaaaaaaaaagatactAATGAAAGTGATAAAACAGATGAATATAACTtagatacaaataaaaaacaaaaaagattttacgaaaaaaaaacaagtaATTCAGAAGTTGAAgaacaaaaagaaatattaaaagatgatacaaaagaagaaaatgtaaatgataacacaaatataaaagaaaatgaaattcATAAAAATGAGCTTATCTccagtaataataaaagaaaagataaaaatgaaaaagatcaGGAatttaatgaagaaaaaatccAAAATGATAAGAAAATTAATCATTCTCttgataaagaagaaaacgATAAGGAACATGAAGATAAACGAAGTAAACAAATAGACCTTAAGGAAGGTAAAAATGTTCTTGAAAAGATAAAGGAAAAATTCGGAAAAAATGtagatgaaaaaattaaaactaATGAAAGCTTggagaaaagaaaagattcACATCATGTGAGAAACAAAACTGGAAATAGAAGTAATACAAGTAGAAGTAGAAGCAAAAGCAGAGATAGATAttcaaataaaagaaaaacaatagAAGTATATTCAAACAGTGAAGAAAATATGGAAGGAAAAAGAAGAACAAATAGCAGGGAAAAAAGTATtgaatatagaaaaaagagTAGGGATCAAGTGACAGATGGAAGCAAGGAAAAAAGTAGACAAAGAAGTAGAGAGAGAAGCAAAGAAAGAAGCAGACATAGAAGTAGACATAGAAGTAGACATAGAAGTAGACATAGAAGTAGACATAGAAGTAGACAAAGAAGCAGACAAAGAAGCAGACAAAGAAGCAGACAAAGAAGTAGACACAGAAGCAGAGACGAGGGGAGAGATCGAAGCAGAGATAGATGGGGGATAGATCATTCTAGAAGTAGATACAGACGTAGTAGAGATAGAAATAGAATTTCATATCATAGTAGAAGCATAAGCAGTGGTGAAGAACATTAttcaaaaaacaaaaaaagcaTAAAAAGAAGAACGTCAAGATATAGTATAGATAAAGATTCATATTCAAATTCATCTAATAGTACCCATAGAAGAAGAAAGAGAAAATCGTCTAGTTCAAATGAAAGAGGaaaagatgataataattcaatacaaagaaaaagaaaaaaaagcaaATGGGATACAGTGGACGAAAgcttattaaataataatttattaaataatactgTAAGCGGTATATTTCAAAAGTCCTCATTAACAGTAACAGGAAATTTAATAggtcaaaataatataataacagaTTTAAGTAGAAATCCATATGAACAAGATACAGATAAAAAACAaaggaaattatatataggtAATATTCCACCAAATTCTAAACAAGAAGATATTGtagatttttttaataattctattTTAGCTGTTATAAAAGATTCAAGTATAGATGTTAAAATAGGTGATGTGCAATTAATGCCAGTTATCAAATGtgaaatatttaatagtGATTCTAGATTTTGTTTCCTAGAATTTAGAACAGTGCAAATTACTTGGTTATGTCTAAAACTTGATTCAATACCATACAATAATTATTGTTTAAGAGTAGGAAGACCACATGATTATATACCTCCACCTGAAGGAGATCCTGCATTTACTACTGAATTCACAGATATTAATATGGATGtatttgaaaaattaaaacccAGTAAACCTATAAACTCGAAATGTAGTagtgatgaagaaaatagattgtatatacaaaatttacCACATGATTTGAAGgatgaacaaataaaagaTTTATTAGAACAATTTGGAACTTTGAAAgctttcaatattattaaagaTTTAAATACAGGCCTAAATAAAGGATATGGTTTTTTTGAATATGAAGATAGTTCATGTACACAACTAGCTATTCATGCTTTAAATGGTTTTGTATGTggacaaaatattttaaatgtcAAAAAAGCTACATTCAATAAGCAACCAAATAATAaccataatattaataataataatatgaataatcaaAATCCCAATTTTATAGCATTACCTAATAATACTGATGTACCAGTAACACTTTTACCTACATCTATATCTCAAAAAATTTTAAGTAATTCAATTATAGGATTACAAGTTCAAGCATCAAGAAAAATAGGTGAAAAATCATCGAAGGTAGTACAATTAACTAATGCAGTATTTCAAGAAGATTTAATTGTTGATAGTCAATATGAAGAAATTTTAAAAGACATAAAAGAAGAAGCTGAAAAATATGGTCCATTACAAAATATAGTTATACCCAAACCAAATAAAGATTTATCATATGCAGAAGGTGTTGGAAAAATATTCTTACATTATGCTGATGAAGCAACAGCAAGAAAAGCTCAATATATGTTCAATGGAcgattatttgaaaaaaggGTAATATGTGCTGCATTTTATTCAGAAGAACATTTtctaaaaggaaaatatgttttatcttaa